In Macrotis lagotis isolate mMagLag1 chromosome 8, bilby.v1.9.chrom.fasta, whole genome shotgun sequence, a single genomic region encodes these proteins:
- the UBE2I gene encoding SUMO-conjugating enzyme UBC9: MSGIALSRLAQERKAWRKDHPFGFVAVPTKNPDGTMNLMNWECAIPGKKGTPWEGGLFKLRMLFKDDYPSSPPKCKFEPPLFHPNVYPSGTVCLSILEEDKDWRPAITIKQILLGIQELLNEPNIQDPAQAEAYTIYCQNRVEYEKRVRAQAKKFAPS; encoded by the exons ATGTCTGGAATAGCCCTCAGCAGACTTGCACAGGAGCGAAAAGCTTGGAGAAAAGATCATCCTTTT GGCTTTGTAGCAGTACCTACAAAAAATCCAGATGGCACAATGAATCTCATGAACTGGGAATGTGCCATTCCAGGGAAGAAAGGG ACACCATGGGAAGGAGGTTTATTCAAACTACGGATGCTTTTTAAGGATGATTATCCATCTTCACCACCAAAAT GTAAATTTGAGCCACCATTATTTCACCCAAATGTGTATCCTTCAGGCACAGTGTGCCTTTCCATCTTAGAGGAAGATAAGGATTGGAGGCCAGCAATCACAATTAAACAG ATCTTGTTAGGCATACAGGAACTTCTAAATGAACCAAATATTCAAGACCCAGCTCAAGCAGAGGCTTACACAATTTACTG cCAAAACAGAGTGGAATATGAGAAAAGGGTTCGAGCACAAGCCAAGAAGTTTGCACCCTCATAA